The Dreissena polymorpha isolate Duluth1 chromosome 10, UMN_Dpol_1.0, whole genome shotgun sequence genome includes a region encoding these proteins:
- the LOC127847720 gene encoding DNA-binding protein D-ETS-4-like isoform X1: MENWESIERYLLSKEYEALTFDQQVPQMLSELSSMLHGEISSDSSSTEFYQDDLAFNKPMPVQVRSPCEQFSKLDSCELYNLDQQGSPQSESSQSDSSRSDSTSDSQDFYRDAQSYNYTYSDLSSDTYKSCIVRNTCLPSNGYYTNVSNSGTGSEHCGLEIKSEPHWEDEPTSKRFTFNNNNHIVHSGGGATSVHPCGVPEDIGRQLLKEFGMEVGEVCRQLQIDADPMLWSPRQTHDWVRWQCRHFHTADSSLEEFYIPGSTLCAMSESELRTLVSSETTSHIKAKLDIWLWVIQQTTQSFAPALTQIPVPRSPTISPTPLSASPCEGMGEEESFPSHSHVATGSTDADRLPDEPVHHHRQTIQLWQFLKLLLLDGGYTDCIRWMDKSKGIFKIENSNRVARLWGKRKNRPAMNYDKLSRSIRQYYKKNIIKKTEHSKRLVYQFCK, translated from the exons ATGG AAAACTGGGAATCGATTGAACGCTACTTGTTGTCGAAGGAGTACGAAGCTCTTACGTTTGACCAACAG GTCCCACAGATGCTTTCTGAGCTCAGCAGTATGCTACACGGGGAGATAAGTTCAGATTCGTCCAGCACCGAATTTTACCAGGACGACCTGGCTTTTAATAAGCCGATGCCAGTGCAGGTTCGAAGTCCGTGCGAGCAGTTTAGCAAACTAGACTCTTGTGAATTGTATAACCTGGACCAGCAGGGTTCGCCCCAGTCCGAATCATCCCAGTCCGACTCGTCCAGGTCCGACTCTACAAGTGACAGTCAAGACTTCTACAGGGACGCACAGTCTTACAATTACACGTACAGCGATCTCAGCAGTGACACTTATAAGTCTTGCATAGTCCGTAATACGTGTCTACCATCCAACGGATATTACACGAACGTTTCAAACAGTGGTACTGGGTCTGAACACTGTGGACTTGAAATCAAGAGCGAGCCTCATTGGGAGGACGAGCCGACGAGCAAGCGAttcacatttaataataataatcatattgtGCACAGCGGCGGCGGCGCCACAAGCGTCCATCCGTGCGGCGTCCCGGAGGACATTGGGCGGCAGCTACTCAAGGAGTTCGGGATGGAGGTGGGAGAAGTGTGCCGGCAGCTGCAGATTGATGCAG ATCCCATGTTATGGAGCCCCCGACAGACACATGATTGGGTGCGGTGGCAGTGTCGTCATTTTCACACGGCGGATAGCAGCCTCGAGGAATTCTACATCCCTGGTTCCACGCTTTGTGCTATGTCGGAGAGCGAACTACGCACACTGGTTTCCAGCGAAACTACTTCACATATCAAAGCGAAGCTGGACATCTGGCTGTGGG TTATTCAGCAGACGACACAGAGTTTCGCACCTGCGTTGACCCAGATCCCTGTACCCCGCTCTCCCACGATCTCCCCGACCCCCCTCAGCGCAAGTCCGTGTGAAGGCATGGGCGAGGAGGAGAGTTTCCCCAGTCATAGTCACGTGGCAACAG GCTCTACCGACGCCGACCGCCTGCCCGACGAGCCCGTGCATCACCATCGCCAGACAATCCAGCTGTGGCAATTCCTGAAGCTTCTACTGCTCGATGGCGGCTACACGGACTGCATCCGGTGGATGGACAAATCCAAAGGCATTTTCAAGATAGAGAACTCCAACCGGGTGGCAAGGCTCTGGGGCAAGCGAAAGAACAGGCCCGCAATGAACTATGACAAACTGAGTCGCTCCATTCGGCAGTACTACAAGAAGAACATCATCAAGAAGACAGAGCATTCCAAAAGACTCGTTTACCAGTTCTGTAAATAA
- the LOC127847720 gene encoding DNA-binding protein D-ETS-4-like isoform X2: protein MLSELSSMLHGEISSDSSSTEFYQDDLAFNKPMPVQVRSPCEQFSKLDSCELYNLDQQGSPQSESSQSDSSRSDSTSDSQDFYRDAQSYNYTYSDLSSDTYKSCIVRNTCLPSNGYYTNVSNSGTGSEHCGLEIKSEPHWEDEPTSKRFTFNNNNHIVHSGGGATSVHPCGVPEDIGRQLLKEFGMEVGEVCRQLQIDADPMLWSPRQTHDWVRWQCRHFHTADSSLEEFYIPGSTLCAMSESELRTLVSSETTSHIKAKLDIWLWVIQQTTQSFAPALTQIPVPRSPTISPTPLSASPCEGMGEEESFPSHSHVATGSTDADRLPDEPVHHHRQTIQLWQFLKLLLLDGGYTDCIRWMDKSKGIFKIENSNRVARLWGKRKNRPAMNYDKLSRSIRQYYKKNIIKKTEHSKRLVYQFCK, encoded by the exons ATGCTTTCTGAGCTCAGCAGTATGCTACACGGGGAGATAAGTTCAGATTCGTCCAGCACCGAATTTTACCAGGACGACCTGGCTTTTAATAAGCCGATGCCAGTGCAGGTTCGAAGTCCGTGCGAGCAGTTTAGCAAACTAGACTCTTGTGAATTGTATAACCTGGACCAGCAGGGTTCGCCCCAGTCCGAATCATCCCAGTCCGACTCGTCCAGGTCCGACTCTACAAGTGACAGTCAAGACTTCTACAGGGACGCACAGTCTTACAATTACACGTACAGCGATCTCAGCAGTGACACTTATAAGTCTTGCATAGTCCGTAATACGTGTCTACCATCCAACGGATATTACACGAACGTTTCAAACAGTGGTACTGGGTCTGAACACTGTGGACTTGAAATCAAGAGCGAGCCTCATTGGGAGGACGAGCCGACGAGCAAGCGAttcacatttaataataataatcatattgtGCACAGCGGCGGCGGCGCCACAAGCGTCCATCCGTGCGGCGTCCCGGAGGACATTGGGCGGCAGCTACTCAAGGAGTTCGGGATGGAGGTGGGAGAAGTGTGCCGGCAGCTGCAGATTGATGCAG ATCCCATGTTATGGAGCCCCCGACAGACACATGATTGGGTGCGGTGGCAGTGTCGTCATTTTCACACGGCGGATAGCAGCCTCGAGGAATTCTACATCCCTGGTTCCACGCTTTGTGCTATGTCGGAGAGCGAACTACGCACACTGGTTTCCAGCGAAACTACTTCACATATCAAAGCGAAGCTGGACATCTGGCTGTGGG TTATTCAGCAGACGACACAGAGTTTCGCACCTGCGTTGACCCAGATCCCTGTACCCCGCTCTCCCACGATCTCCCCGACCCCCCTCAGCGCAAGTCCGTGTGAAGGCATGGGCGAGGAGGAGAGTTTCCCCAGTCATAGTCACGTGGCAACAG GCTCTACCGACGCCGACCGCCTGCCCGACGAGCCCGTGCATCACCATCGCCAGACAATCCAGCTGTGGCAATTCCTGAAGCTTCTACTGCTCGATGGCGGCTACACGGACTGCATCCGGTGGATGGACAAATCCAAAGGCATTTTCAAGATAGAGAACTCCAACCGGGTGGCAAGGCTCTGGGGCAAGCGAAAGAACAGGCCCGCAATGAACTATGACAAACTGAGTCGCTCCATTCGGCAGTACTACAAGAAGAACATCATCAAGAAGACAGAGCATTCCAAAAGACTCGTTTACCAGTTCTGTAAATAA